From the Lampris incognitus isolate fLamInc1 chromosome 10, fLamInc1.hap2, whole genome shotgun sequence genome, one window contains:
- the drc3 gene encoding dynein regulatory complex subunit 3, whose amino-acid sequence MAEHRVIDEEMLMRALEEQGPQEEGVQFDEVLHLRLEYERILKIDHLWEFTSLTKLQLNNNHIMQIAKLGHLVNLSWLDLSFNNIEKIEGLETLVKLEDLNLGNNRISAVENMDTLENLTFFSVGNNSLGQLDHVIYLRRLKNLHTLILAGNPISKDENYKLFIAAYFPELVYLDYKLLDGQTKEQALDKYRTAVEQTKYNELQVQKASEAKQIQQDELQLHMDAFVEFLNGSYLFDSMFTEDADTKKLAFLPEVTDLLQAYERRMGELCVQMCEIGLVEHQLRETEVKCFFDGFKEAVADNRQGAAQTKANFEQHREKTLLELRQVSDTHFLEAQLKKYSEEIAKLYDSLMTLELQLVDQLEELTRDFDTNISAMVGGFIKKVKDLFTQCRNLENNHSEQLQEAALANLQKVLKNEHELDDDMPDDLRTLLVDTETVINAVSSAHNSHLLRINNREDELVTRVNAWMGSLTEEIRTEQIQRHGKRISEILNYVDHLEDGLEEFRQHDT is encoded by the exons ATGGCGGAGCACCGTGTGATAGACGAGGAGATGCTCATGAGGGCGCTAGAGGAGCAGGGCCCTCAGGAGGAAGGCGTCCAGTTCGACGAGGTCCTCCACCTGCGCCTGGAATACGAAC GCATCCTGAAGATCGACCATTTATGGGAGTTCACGTCCCTGACCAAGCTGCAGCTGAACAACAACCATATAATGCAGATTGCCAAACTAGGCCATCTCGTCAATCTCTCGTGGCTTG ATCTGTCTTTCAACAACATAGAGAAGATTGAGGGCCTGGAGACTCTGGTTAAATTGGAAGACTTGAATCTGGGCAACAACAGAATCTCTGCCGTTGAGAACATGGACACACTTGAGAACCTCACTTTCTTCTCCGTTGGAAACAACTCCCTGGGCCAGCTAGACCAT GTGATCTACCTCAGAAGGTTGAAGAACCTGCACACCCTCATTTTAGCCGGAAACCCCATTTCTAAAGACGAAAACTACAAACTTTTCATTGCCGCCTACTTTCCAGAGTTGGTGTACCTTGACTACAAGTTACTTGATGGACAGACA AAAGAGCAGGCCCTTGATAAATACAGGACTGCAGTCGAGCAAACAAAATACAACGAGCTGCAGGTGCAAAAGGCCAGCGAAGCCAAGCAGATCCAGCAAGATGAACTGCAATTACACATG GATGCCTTTGTGGAATTCCTGAATGGCTCCTACCTGTTTGACAGCATGTTTACAGAAGATGCAGACACAAAGAAACTGGCCTTCTTACCCGAAGTGACAGATCTACTCCAAGC ATATGAGCGCCGCATGGGGGAGCTGTGTGTACAGATGTGTGAAATTGGCTTAGTGGAACACCAACTGAGGGAGACAGAGGTCAAATGCTTCTTTGATGGTTTTAAAGAGGCCGTGGCAGATAACCGGCAGGGTGCAGCACAAACGAAAGCAAATTTTGAGCAGCACAGGGAAAAG ACATTACTGGAGTTGCGCCAGGTCTCAGACACACACTTCCTGGAGGCCCAGCTCAAAAAGTATAGTGAGGAGATTGCAAAGCTTTATGACAGCCTCATGACCCTGGAGCTACAGCTGGTTGACCAGCTCGAG GAGCTCACCAGAGACTTTGACACCAACATCTCAGCCATGGTTGGCGGTTTCATTAAAAAAGTCAAAGACTT ATTTACCCAGTGTCGAAACCTTGAGAATAACCACAGTGAgcaactgcaggaggctgccctGGCAAACCTGCAGAAGGTGTTGAAGAATGAGCACGAGTTGGACGACGACATGCCTGATGATCTGAGGACA CTGCTCGTGGACACGGAAACGGTCATTAACGCAGTTAGCTCCGCCCACAATAGTCACCTGCTAAGGATCAACAACCGAGAGGACGAATTGGTGACACGCGTCAATGCCTGGATGGGGTCCCTAACTGAGGAG ATCCGGACTGAGCAAATACAGCGGCACGGCAAGCGCATCTCCGAGATCCTCAACTACGTAGACCACCTGGAGGACGGGCTGGAGGAGTTTCGGCAGCACGACACTTGA
- the gid4 gene encoding glucose-induced degradation protein 4 homolog isoform X2 — protein MTVPVGDTDALVLVMPVRAECCVRATACSSSASLTPPAPINTRQPGVATSFLYSGSQFRGFQKSKGNSYDVEVVFQEYPTLTTFFAGEIISKKRPFLTRKWDADEDVDRKHWGKFHSFNKYTKSFNSDDFDYEVLNNSDYIFMRWKEQFLVPDHTIKDISGASFAGFYYICFQKSTATIEGYYYHRSSEWYQSLNLNHIEEHSMPIYEFR, from the exons ATGACTGTTCCGGTAGGTGACACTGACGCCCTGGTGCTCGTCATGCCCGTCCGAGCGGAGTGCTGCGTTAGGGCGACGGCCTGCTCGTCCTCGGCCTCGCTTACTCCCCCCGCCCCGATCAACACTCGCCAGCCCGGGGTGGCCACTTCGTTCCTCTACAGCGGCTCGCAGTTTCGGGGATTCCAGAAGAGCAAAGGAAACTCGTACGACGTCGAGGTAGTTTTTCAG GAGTATCCCACACTAACAACATTCTTTGCTGGTGAAATCATTAGTAAAAAGAGGCCATTTTTAACTAGGAAGTGGGATGCAGATGAGGATGTGGACAGAAAACACTGG GGCAAGTTTCACTCATTTAATAAATACACCAAAAGCTTCAACTCTGATGACTTTGACTACGAGGTGCTTAACAACAGCGACTACATCTTTATGAGGTGGAAG GAGCAGTTTCTAGTTCCAGACCACACTATCAAAGACATCAGCGGTGCCTCCTTTGCTGGTTTCTACTACATCTGCTTCCAAAAGTCCACTGCCACCATCGAGGGCTACTACTATCATCGAAGTTCTGAATG GTACCAGTCTTTAAACCTCAACCATATTGAAGAACACAGTATGCCCATTTATGAATTCCGGTGA
- the gid4 gene encoding glucose-induced degradation protein 4 homolog isoform X1, with amino-acid sequence MTVPVGDTDALVLVMPVRAECCVRATACSSSASLTPPAPINTRQPGVATSFLYSGSQFRGFQKSKGNSYDVEVVFQHVTVEDSYLCGYLKIKGLTEEYPTLTTFFAGEIISKKRPFLTRKWDADEDVDRKHWGKFHSFNKYTKSFNSDDFDYEVLNNSDYIFMRWKEQFLVPDHTIKDISGASFAGFYYICFQKSTATIEGYYYHRSSEWYQSLNLNHIEEHSMPIYEFR; translated from the exons ATGACTGTTCCGGTAGGTGACACTGACGCCCTGGTGCTCGTCATGCCCGTCCGAGCGGAGTGCTGCGTTAGGGCGACGGCCTGCTCGTCCTCGGCCTCGCTTACTCCCCCCGCCCCGATCAACACTCGCCAGCCCGGGGTGGCCACTTCGTTCCTCTACAGCGGCTCGCAGTTTCGGGGATTCCAGAAGAGCAAAGGAAACTCGTACGACGTCGAGGTAGTTTTTCAG CATGTGACTGTGGAGGACTCCTATCTGTGTGGATACCTCAAAATCAAAGGTTTGACAGAG GAGTATCCCACACTAACAACATTCTTTGCTGGTGAAATCATTAGTAAAAAGAGGCCATTTTTAACTAGGAAGTGGGATGCAGATGAGGATGTGGACAGAAAACACTGG GGCAAGTTTCACTCATTTAATAAATACACCAAAAGCTTCAACTCTGATGACTTTGACTACGAGGTGCTTAACAACAGCGACTACATCTTTATGAGGTGGAAG GAGCAGTTTCTAGTTCCAGACCACACTATCAAAGACATCAGCGGTGCCTCCTTTGCTGGTTTCTACTACATCTGCTTCCAAAAGTCCACTGCCACCATCGAGGGCTACTACTATCATCGAAGTTCTGAATG GTACCAGTCTTTAAACCTCAACCATATTGAAGAACACAGTATGCCCATTTATGAATTCCGGTGA
- the noxo1a gene encoding NADPH oxidase organizer 1a translates to MEAQRYPISIRLIGMMHKEKNKLYMASVLWSDQNDIVVYRSFKDFKKVHKQMKKAFPPANPLKKSDRIIPRFRDQRMKRRTKRNGPTKSVVRLKFLEQYCSELLSCDPRVSHSAELIQFFQPQDQDLQPDFAKNSIMVMPSDDVSAGSERHATVGNVTQPFVTETYVCVAPYETKDTKNKPFKVSMNEKVDVLIKDNAGWWLVENEAKHLAWFPAPYLEKLDDEEYDDDMDGHHGTGLLYRAVKSYKATKGDEVSVGIGSVVEVLQKSNNGWWLIRTNGKAGYIPVMYLKPYNSPHIQMAALQQDLRNSTLNLSQLQLPSAPGPSHPSREISRSQGDLLQLPGASPPSAPGQLQLADKLRSRSMNALFESRPALPAVTAPPSSAENDTTTDVVKHAATPTITVELDGEEDTRGRSPTVDSEESLGTDSDFSFSDGPSSSLDGSMLNLSDGLAEEQLRLSRTPPPMSSSHLSPDRSTGAKLNTSVSEPTLFKKPAVPKVPPRPRAQEILTRCSTVTRKNAAKIGLPLAHVQIASC, encoded by the exons ATGGAGGCACAGCGATATCCCATCAGCATCCGACTCATCGGAATGATGCACAAAGAGAAGAACAAG CTGTACATGGCCTCAGTACTTTGGTCGGACCAGAATGACATCGTAGTTTACCGCAGTTTCAAGGACTTCAAAAAAGTGCAT AAGCAGATGAAGAAAGCGTTCCCACCTGCAAATCCACTGAAAAAATCGGACCGAATCATTCCACGATTTCGAG ATCAAAGAATGAAGAGGCGCACAAAGAGGAATGGCCCCACAAAGTCAGTGGTCCGTCTGAAGTTCTTGGAGCAATACTGCAGCGAACTCCTGAGCTGCGACCCGCGCGTCTCGCATTCTGCAGAACTCATCCAGTTCTTCCAACCTCAAGACCAGGACCTCCAGCCGGACTTCGCCAAGAacag CATCATGGTCATGCCGTCGGATGATGTCAGCGCCGGAAGCGAAAGGCACGCCACCGTCGGCAATGTGACCCAGCCGTTTGTGACAGAAACATACGTGTGTGTGGCCCCTTACGAGACCAAGGACACCAAGAACAAACCCTTCAAAGTGTCGATGAACGAAAAAGTGGACGTGCTCATCAAAGACAACGCAG GGTGGTGGCTGGTGGAAAACGAAGCCAAGCATTTGGCTTGGTTCCCTGCCCCTTACCTGGAGAAGTTAGACGACGAGGAGTATGACGACGACATGGATGGACATCATGGGACAG GTCTGCTGTACAGAGCAGTCAAGAGCTACAAGGCCACCAAAGGAGATGAGGTGTCTGTGGGCATTGGTTCAGTGGTGGAGGTCCTGCAGAAGTCCAACAATGGCTGGTGGCTCATTAG AACTAATGGTAAGGCAGGTTATATACCCGTTATGTACCTGAAGCCCTACAACAGCCCCCATATCCAGATGGCCGCTCTCCAACAGGACCTACGCAACTCGACCCTCAACCTGTCCCAGCTCCAACTCCCGTCTGCCCCCGGCCCTTCACACCCCTCCCGCGAGATCAGCCGCTCTCAGGGCGACCTCCTGCAGCTCCCCGGCGCTagccccccctccgcccccgGTCAGCTCCAACTTGCCGACAAGCTCAGGTCCCGCTCAATGAACGCTCTGTTCGAAAGCCGCCCAGCCCTGCCAGCTGTAACCGCCCCGCCCTCTAGTGCAGAGAACGACACGACCACCGACGTGGTTAAACACGCCGCTACGCCCACTATCACGGTGGAGCTAGACGGAGAGGAGGATACGCGAGGGAGGAGCCCAACAGTGGACAGCGAGGAAAGCTTGGGAACCGACAGCGACTTCAGCTTCAGCGATGGCCCCAGTTCCTCTCTGGACGGCTCTATGCTCAACCTGAGCGACGGTCTGGCAGAGGAACAACTGCGTCTCAGCCGTACCCCTCCACCCATGAGCTCCAGCCACCTCAGTCCTGACAGGAGCACGGGGGCCAAATTGAACACCAGCGTCTCTGAGCCGACCCTTTTCAAGAAGCCCGCAGTACCCAAGGTGCCACCGAGGCCCCGCGCTCAGGAGATCCTCACGCGCTGCAGCACCGTCACCCGCAAGAATGCCGCCAAGATTGGGCTTCCACTGGCACACGTCCAGATCGCTAGCTGCTGA